A DNA window from Deinococcus malanensis contains the following coding sequences:
- a CDS encoding glutaredoxin domain-containing protein, with amino-acid sequence MIKMYTTSWCPDCHVAKRALQQKGFDFEEINIENDDEAAQYVMRVNGGKRSVPTLVSGDVAHSLSGFRPQKLDAFLAAAGL; translated from the coding sequence ATGATCAAGATGTACACGACCAGCTGGTGCCCTGACTGCCATGTGGCCAAACGCGCTCTGCAGCAGAAAGGCTTTGACTTCGAGGAAATCAACATCGAGAACGACGATGAGGCGGCGCAGTACGTGATGCGGGTCAATGGCGGCAAGCGCAGCGTGCCGACCCTGGTGAGTGGTGACGTCGCGCACAGCCTCAGCGGTTTCCGGCCGCAGAAGCTTGACGCCTTCCTGGCCGCAGCCGGACTGTAA
- the infC gene encoding translation initiation factor IF-3, with the protein MVNIAKEHKVNEQIRVRQIRLIGGEGEQIGIIDTRDAMNMAREKGLDLVMVSPQAVPPVCRLLDYGRFRYEQQQNEKENRKRVRSQEVKAIKFRVKIDDHDFKTKTGHVRRFLDDGHKVKVTIMFRGRERTHPELGERILVRVAEALADVGTPEGMPSMMGMDMNMIMAPKQAPAPKKERTEDTGDKAGSAEKAEPVPATAPAEAPANV; encoded by the coding sequence GTGGTAAACATAGCGAAAGAACACAAGGTCAACGAGCAGATCCGCGTCCGCCAGATCAGGCTTATCGGCGGCGAAGGCGAGCAGATCGGCATTATCGACACCCGTGACGCCATGAACATGGCGCGCGAGAAGGGGCTGGACCTGGTCATGGTCAGCCCACAGGCCGTTCCACCTGTCTGCCGCCTGCTCGACTATGGCCGGTTCCGCTACGAACAGCAGCAGAACGAGAAGGAAAACCGCAAGCGCGTGCGCTCGCAGGAAGTCAAGGCCATCAAATTCCGGGTCAAGATTGATGACCATGACTTCAAGACCAAAACAGGCCACGTACGCCGTTTCCTGGACGACGGTCACAAGGTCAAGGTCACCATCATGTTCCGTGGCCGCGAACGCACCCACCCGGAACTGGGTGAGCGCATCCTGGTTCGAGTGGCAGAAGCTCTGGCCGATGTGGGAACGCCCGAAGGCATGCCCAGCATGATGGGCATGGACATGAACATGATCATGGCTCCCAAGCAGGCCCCCGCGCCCAAGAAAGAGCGCACGGAGGATACCGGGGATAAGGCCGGCTCTGCCGAAAAAGCCGAGCCAGTACCGGCCACTGCTCCTGCTGAAGCTCCTGCCAACGTCTGA
- a CDS encoding metallophosphoesterase, with protein MRLLLFAAFGLFSACAPAPLQSQTPFPDVVAQVAAPNDPGRLRVVVMGDQGTGTEVQRRVAAAMAEICASEGCDLGVGLGDNFYPSGPRDPASPLFRERFAEIYGPLKVPFLMIPGNHDESWVRGGDGADPRGAEAQVAYSRINPQWVMPARTYRAPQGPLLEFFAVDTAPLAAYLPGVRVNERPGGPWDRAQRAWLSEALAGSRSRWKLVLGHHPLFSNGRHGDAGAYDNLPLTFQRGGAVRELYGVACRKADLLLSGHDHALQLFAPQPECPGTWTVVSGAAGKADRDRAGSRTAAFEAYRAPGFVWLDVRPDILTLRFYTV; from the coding sequence ATGCGCCTCCTGTTGTTTGCGGCCTTTGGACTGTTCTCTGCATGTGCACCTGCACCGCTGCAAAGCCAGACCCCTTTTCCGGACGTGGTGGCACAGGTTGCTGCTCCGAACGATCCGGGTCGCCTGCGCGTGGTGGTGATGGGTGATCAAGGTACTGGAACCGAAGTGCAGCGCCGCGTAGCCGCAGCGATGGCCGAGATCTGCGCCAGTGAAGGCTGTGACCTGGGCGTGGGCCTGGGAGACAACTTCTATCCCTCAGGCCCCAGGGACCCTGCCTCTCCCCTGTTCCGCGAGCGATTTGCGGAGATCTATGGACCGCTGAAAGTGCCCTTCCTGATGATTCCAGGAAACCACGACGAGTCCTGGGTGCGCGGCGGCGACGGCGCCGACCCGCGCGGCGCGGAGGCCCAGGTCGCCTATTCGCGCATCAATCCTCAATGGGTCATGCCAGCCAGGACCTACCGGGCGCCCCAGGGCCCTCTGCTTGAATTTTTTGCGGTAGATACGGCGCCGCTCGCTGCCTACCTGCCCGGGGTGCGGGTCAATGAACGGCCCGGCGGCCCCTGGGACCGCGCGCAGCGGGCCTGGCTATCAGAAGCGCTGGCCGGCAGCAGATCGCGCTGGAAGCTGGTTCTGGGGCATCACCCCCTGTTCAGCAATGGCCGGCATGGGGACGCCGGGGCCTACGACAATCTGCCCCTGACCTTTCAGCGCGGCGGCGCGGTGCGCGAGTTGTATGGCGTGGCCTGCCGTAAGGCCGACCTGCTGCTCTCCGGACATGATCACGCGCTGCAACTTTTTGCCCCACAGCCCGAGTGTCCGGGCACCTGGACGGTCGTCAGTGGAGCGGCCGGGAAAGCGGACCGAGACCGGGCCGGGTCCAGGACAGCCGCCTTCGAGGCTTACCGGGCCCCAGGATTTGTCTGGCTGGACGTCAGACCCGACATCCTGACCCTGCGCTTCTACACTGTGG
- a CDS encoding DUF805 domain-containing protein: MNEYMNVLKHHYADFKGRARRREYWMFVLVNFIITVVLTTVDSLAGLRLGEGPQTVGILSAVYALAVLIPGLALSVRRLHDTGRSGWWVLLALVPIVGAIVLLVFYVFESQPGSNKWGPNPKEHGGVAAAPSW, encoded by the coding sequence ATGAACGAGTACATGAACGTCCTGAAACACCACTATGCCGACTTCAAAGGACGGGCGCGCCGCCGCGAATACTGGATGTTCGTGCTGGTGAACTTCATCATTACGGTTGTCCTGACGACGGTGGACAGTCTTGCCGGCCTGCGGCTGGGAGAAGGCCCGCAGACGGTGGGTATCCTCAGTGCCGTGTATGCACTGGCTGTGTTGATCCCAGGTCTGGCACTGTCGGTCCGTCGGCTGCACGATACCGGTCGTTCGGGCTGGTGGGTGCTGCTTGCCCTGGTGCCTATTGTTGGGGCCATAGTGCTGCTGGTGTTCTATGTGTTCGAGAGTCAGCCGGGCAGCAACAAGTGGGGTCCCAATCCCAAGGAACACGGCGGGGTCGCCGCTGCTCCCAGCTGGTAA